In Corynebacterium afermentans subsp. afermentans, a genomic segment contains:
- the nrdF gene encoding class 1b ribonucleoside-diphosphate reductase subunit beta produces MTDDYARYLESHEKPVKAINWNSVPDDKDLEVWDRLTGNFWLPEKIPVSNDIPSWNTLNDEEKQATMRVFTGLTLLDTIQGTVGAVSLLPDANSLHEEAVLTNIAFMESVHAKSYSNIFMTLADTPAINDAFRWSEENEYLQRKAKIILSYYEGDDPLKRKIASVMLESFLFYSGFYLPLNWSVHSKLTNTADIIRLIIRDEAVHGYYIGYKYQVALRGESEERKEELKDYAFELLYDLYENENQYTEDIYDALGWTEDVKRFLRYNANKALNNLGYEGLFPVDETKVSPAILASLSPNADENHDFFSGSGSSYVIGRAEDTQDDDWDF; encoded by the coding sequence ATGACTGACGATTACGCGCGTTACCTCGAGTCCCACGAAAAGCCCGTGAAGGCTATTAACTGGAATAGCGTCCCGGACGACAAGGACCTTGAAGTGTGGGATCGCCTGACCGGCAACTTCTGGCTCCCAGAAAAGATTCCGGTGTCCAACGACATCCCGAGCTGGAACACCCTCAACGACGAAGAAAAGCAAGCCACCATGCGCGTGTTCACCGGCCTGACGCTGCTGGACACCATCCAGGGAACCGTCGGCGCGGTCTCGCTGCTGCCGGACGCGAATTCGTTGCACGAGGAAGCGGTGCTGACCAACATCGCCTTCATGGAGTCGGTGCACGCGAAGTCCTACTCCAACATCTTCATGACCCTTGCGGACACTCCCGCAATTAACGACGCGTTCCGCTGGTCCGAGGAAAACGAGTACCTCCAGCGCAAGGCGAAAATCATCCTGAGCTACTACGAGGGCGACGACCCGCTCAAGCGCAAGATTGCGTCTGTGATGCTGGAGTCCTTCCTGTTCTACTCCGGCTTCTACCTGCCGCTGAACTGGTCGGTGCACTCCAAGCTGACGAACACCGCCGACATCATCCGCCTGATTATCCGCGACGAGGCGGTGCACGGCTACTACATCGGCTACAAGTACCAGGTGGCGCTGCGAGGCGAGTCGGAGGAGCGCAAGGAGGAGCTGAAGGACTACGCATTCGAGCTGCTCTACGACCTTTACGAGAACGAAAACCAGTACACCGAGGACATCTACGACGCGCTCGGCTGGACCGAAGACGTGAAGCGCTTCTTGCGGTACAACGCCAACAAGGCGCTGAACAACCTCGGTTATGAGGGCCTGTTCCCGGTGGACGAGACGAAGGTGTCGCCGGCAATTTTGGCTTCGCTGTCGCCGAACGCGGACGAGAACCACGACTTCTTCTCCGGTTCCGGCTCCTCCTACGTCATTGGACGCGCGGAGGACACTCAGGACGACGACTGGGATTTCTAG
- a CDS encoding methylated-DNA--[protein]-cysteine S-methyltransferase, with translation MFASPIGPLRFVASERGVTRVCFEGEQLLIDEPSDHPVATQELTEYFAGTRREFSVPLDLQNVTEFRAAVLRELEKVPYGETTSYAELARAVGNPNAVRAVGSACATNPLPLFIPCHRVLRSDGQLGGYRGGVEAKRFLLRIEGIDV, from the coding sequence ATGTTTGCGTCACCGATCGGGCCGTTGCGCTTCGTCGCCAGTGAGCGTGGCGTGACCCGCGTGTGCTTCGAGGGGGAGCAATTGCTTATCGACGAACCTTCGGACCACCCCGTAGCCACCCAAGAACTGACCGAATACTTTGCCGGCACGCGCCGGGAGTTCTCCGTGCCGCTGGACCTGCAGAACGTGACCGAGTTCCGCGCTGCGGTGCTGCGGGAGCTGGAGAAAGTCCCGTACGGGGAGACCACCTCCTACGCGGAGCTCGCCCGCGCGGTGGGCAACCCCAATGCGGTGCGCGCGGTGGGCAGCGCGTGCGCCACTAACCCGCTGCCGCTGTTCATCCCGTGCCACCGGGTGCTGCGTTCCGACGGCCAACTCGGCGGTTACCGTGGCGGGGTAGAGGCAAAACGTTTCCTACTGCGAATCGAGGGCATCGATGTCTGA
- the nrdE gene encoding class 1b ribonucleoside-diphosphate reductase subunit alpha — protein sequence MTTQTVGKNVPEPVKESDQLDYHALNALLNLYDENGQIQFEKDREAANQFFLQHVNQNTVYFHDLEEKIDYLVTNKYYEPDTIEKYDWNFIKDTFKRAYSYKFRFKSFLGAYKYYTSYTLKTFDGRRYLERFEDRVAMTSLFLADGNEELAFALVDEIMTGRFQPATPTFLNAGKAQRGELVSCFLLRIEDNMESIGRAINSSLQLSKRGGGVALLLSNIRESGAPIKHIENQSSGVIPVMKLLEDAFSYANQLGARQGAGAVYLNAHHPDIMRFLDTKRENADEKIRIKTLSLGVVIPDITFELAKRNDDMYLFSPYDVERVYGVPFADISVTEKYEEMVEDPRIRKSKISARAFFQTIAEIQFESGYPYIMFEDTANRANPVKTGRINMSNLCSEILQVNSPSVLNEDLTYAETGHDISCNLGSLNIAMAMDSDDFAKTVETSIRALTAVADKTSIDSVPPVRDGNDASHAIGLGQMNLHGYLGREHIEYGSEEGLDFTNAYFAAVMYQCLRASHKIAVEKGTAFADFAKSEYATGEFFDRYDPAEFQPKTDKVKELFANSNIAVPTAQEWAQLKDDIARDGIYNRYLQAVPPTGSISYINNSTSSIHPIASKIEIRKEGKIGRVYYPAPHMDNENIEYFKDAYEIGYEKIIDTYAVATKYVDQGLSLTLFFKDTVTTRDINRAQIYAWKKGVKTLYYIRLRQMALEGTEIEGCVSCML from the coding sequence GTGACTACCCAGACTGTCGGTAAGAATGTCCCGGAGCCGGTCAAGGAAAGCGACCAGCTGGATTACCACGCGCTCAACGCGCTTCTGAACCTCTACGACGAAAACGGCCAGATCCAGTTTGAAAAGGACCGCGAGGCCGCGAACCAGTTCTTCCTCCAGCACGTCAACCAGAACACCGTCTACTTCCACGACCTGGAAGAAAAGATCGACTACCTGGTCACCAACAAGTACTACGAGCCGGACACCATTGAGAAGTACGACTGGAACTTCATTAAGGACACGTTCAAGCGCGCGTACTCGTACAAGTTCCGCTTCAAGTCCTTCCTCGGCGCGTACAAGTACTACACCTCCTACACGCTGAAGACTTTCGACGGGCGCCGCTACCTCGAGCGCTTCGAGGACCGCGTGGCCATGACCTCCCTCTTCCTCGCCGACGGCAACGAGGAGCTCGCATTCGCGCTTGTGGACGAGATCATGACCGGCCGCTTCCAGCCCGCCACCCCGACGTTCTTGAACGCCGGCAAGGCGCAGCGCGGCGAGTTGGTGTCCTGCTTCCTGCTGCGCATCGAAGACAACATGGAGTCCATCGGCCGCGCCATCAACTCGTCGCTGCAGCTGTCCAAGCGCGGCGGCGGCGTGGCACTGCTTCTGAGCAACATCCGTGAATCCGGCGCGCCGATCAAGCACATCGAAAACCAGTCCTCCGGCGTCATCCCCGTGATGAAGCTTTTGGAAGACGCGTTCTCCTACGCCAACCAGCTCGGCGCACGCCAGGGTGCAGGTGCGGTGTACCTCAACGCCCACCACCCCGACATCATGCGCTTTCTGGACACCAAGCGCGAGAACGCGGACGAGAAAATCCGCATCAAGACCCTCTCGCTCGGCGTGGTCATCCCGGACATCACTTTTGAGCTGGCCAAGCGCAACGACGACATGTACTTGTTCTCCCCGTACGACGTCGAGCGCGTCTACGGCGTGCCGTTCGCGGACATCTCCGTGACCGAAAAGTACGAGGAGATGGTCGAAGACCCGCGCATCCGCAAGTCCAAGATCTCTGCGCGCGCGTTCTTCCAGACCATCGCCGAGATCCAGTTCGAGTCCGGCTACCCGTACATCATGTTCGAGGACACGGCGAACCGCGCGAACCCGGTGAAGACCGGCCGCATCAACATGTCCAACCTGTGCTCGGAGATCCTGCAGGTCAACTCCCCGTCCGTGCTGAACGAGGACCTGACCTACGCCGAGACCGGCCACGACATCTCCTGCAACCTGGGCTCGCTGAACATCGCGATGGCGATGGACTCCGACGACTTCGCCAAAACCGTCGAGACCTCCATCCGCGCGCTGACCGCAGTGGCGGACAAGACCTCCATCGACTCCGTGCCGCCGGTGCGCGACGGCAACGACGCCTCCCACGCCATCGGCCTGGGCCAGATGAACCTGCACGGCTACCTCGGCCGCGAGCACATCGAATACGGCTCCGAGGAAGGCCTGGACTTCACCAACGCCTACTTCGCCGCCGTGATGTACCAGTGCCTGCGGGCCTCCCACAAGATCGCCGTGGAGAAGGGCACCGCGTTCGCGGACTTCGCCAAGTCCGAGTACGCCACAGGCGAGTTCTTCGACCGCTACGACCCGGCCGAATTCCAGCCCAAGACTGACAAGGTCAAGGAGCTGTTCGCAAACTCCAACATCGCCGTGCCGACGGCGCAGGAGTGGGCGCAGCTGAAGGACGACATCGCCCGCGACGGCATCTACAACCGCTACCTGCAGGCCGTGCCGCCGACCGGCTCGATTTCCTACATCAACAACTCCACGTCCTCGATCCACCCGATCGCCTCCAAAATTGAGATCCGCAAGGAAGGCAAGATCGGCCGCGTCTACTACCCGGCGCCGCACATGGACAACGAGAACATCGAGTACTTCAAGGATGCCTACGAGATCGGCTACGAGAAGATCATCGACACCTACGCGGTGGCCACGAAGTACGTCGACCAGGGCCTGTCGCTGACCCTGTTCTTCAAGGACACGGTGACCACCCGCGACATCAACCGCGCGCAGATCTACGCGTGGAAGAAGGGTGTGAAGACCTTGTACTACATCCGCCTGCGCCAGATGGCGCTGGAAGGCACCGAGATCGAGGGCTGCGTTTCCTGCATGCTCTAG
- the nrdH gene encoding glutaredoxin-like protein NrdH, with translation MSITVYSKPACMQCKATEKALTKAGLEFTTVDISMDDEARDYVMALGYVQAPVVEANGEHWSGFRPDRIKGLAAAA, from the coding sequence ATGTCGATCACCGTTTACAGCAAGCCGGCCTGCATGCAGTGCAAGGCAACCGAGAAGGCCCTGACCAAGGCCGGCCTCGAGTTCACCACGGTTGACATCTCCATGGACGACGAGGCCCGCGACTACGTCATGGCCCTCGGCTACGTGCAGGCCCCGGTCGTCGAGGCGAACGGTGAGCACTGGTCCGGCTTCCGCCCGGACCGCATCAAGGGCCTCGCCGCCGCTGCGTAA
- the ctaD gene encoding aa3-type cytochrome oxidase subunit I, which yields MTAVAPRLDNYVPPTRPEPTGNARKGSQIYKQLTTTDHKELGIMYIIMSFVWFFVAGLMALLIRAELFSPGLQFLSNEQFNQLFTMHGTVMLLAFGTPIVWGFANYVLPLQIGAPDVAFPRLNAFGFWVTSIGVIAMLLGFVTPGGAADFGWTMYMPLADSVHTPSVSANLWIVGVGATGVGTIASAVNMLTTVLTMRAPGMTMFRLPAFTWTVFVTSIIALMIFPLLTAAAMGVLYDRLLGGHIYDTANGGTILWQHLFWFFGHPEVYVLALPFFGLISEIVPVFSRKPVFGYIGLIFATLAIAGLSMAVWAHHMFATGAILLPFFSFMTFLISVPTGVKFFNWLGTMWNGHLTFETPMLWAVGFLFTFLFGGLTGIMLASPPLDFHLHDSYFVVAHFHYTLFGTVVFASTAGVYFWFPKMTGRMLDEKLGKIHFWFTVVGFNMTFLIQHWLGNMGMPRRYADYLDTDGFTLLNQVSTVGSFILGIGMLPFIWNVFKSWRYGEIVTVDDPWGYGNSLEWATTCPPPRHNFTALPRIRSERPAFELHYPHMVETLRREAHVGHRDSK from the coding sequence ATGACCGCTGTGGCACCGCGGCTGGATAATTACGTCCCGCCGACACGCCCAGAGCCCACGGGCAACGCTCGCAAGGGCTCGCAGATTTACAAGCAACTCACCACGACTGACCACAAAGAACTGGGCATCATGTACATCATCATGTCCTTCGTCTGGTTCTTCGTGGCCGGCCTGATGGCACTGCTTATCCGCGCCGAGCTGTTCAGCCCGGGCCTGCAGTTCCTGTCCAACGAGCAGTTCAACCAGCTGTTCACCATGCACGGCACTGTCATGCTGCTGGCGTTCGGCACCCCGATCGTCTGGGGTTTTGCCAACTACGTGCTGCCGCTGCAGATCGGCGCACCGGACGTGGCCTTCCCGCGCCTGAACGCGTTCGGCTTCTGGGTCACCAGCATCGGCGTCATCGCCATGCTTCTCGGCTTCGTCACCCCGGGTGGCGCTGCCGACTTCGGTTGGACCATGTACATGCCGCTGGCTGACTCTGTGCACACCCCGTCCGTCTCAGCCAACCTCTGGATTGTCGGCGTGGGTGCCACCGGTGTGGGCACCATCGCCTCCGCAGTGAACATGCTCACCACCGTGCTGACAATGCGTGCGCCGGGCATGACCATGTTCCGTCTGCCGGCGTTCACCTGGACTGTCTTCGTCACCTCCATCATCGCCCTGATGATTTTCCCGCTGCTGACTGCTGCGGCGATGGGCGTGCTCTACGACCGTCTGCTCGGCGGCCACATCTACGACACCGCCAACGGCGGCACGATTCTGTGGCAGCACCTGTTCTGGTTCTTCGGCCACCCCGAGGTGTACGTCCTGGCGCTGCCGTTCTTCGGCTTGATCTCCGAGATCGTTCCGGTGTTCTCCCGTAAACCGGTCTTCGGCTACATTGGCCTGATCTTCGCAACGCTGGCAATTGCTGGTCTGTCCATGGCTGTGTGGGCGCACCACATGTTCGCAACCGGTGCGATTCTGCTGCCGTTCTTCTCCTTCATGACCTTCCTCATCTCCGTGCCGACCGGCGTGAAGTTCTTCAACTGGTTGGGCACGATGTGGAATGGCCACCTCACGTTCGAGACCCCGATGCTGTGGGCCGTCGGCTTCCTGTTCACCTTCCTATTCGGTGGTCTGACCGGCATCATGCTGGCCTCCCCGCCGTTGGACTTCCACCTGCACGACTCTTACTTCGTGGTTGCGCACTTCCACTACACCCTGTTCGGCACCGTGGTGTTCGCTTCCACGGCTGGCGTGTACTTCTGGTTCCCGAAGATGACCGGCCGCATGCTGGACGAGAAGCTGGGCAAGATCCACTTCTGGTTCACCGTCGTCGGCTTCAACATGACCTTCCTGATCCAGCACTGGCTGGGCAACATGGGTATGCCGCGCCGCTACGCCGACTACCTGGACACCGATGGATTCACGCTGCTGAACCAGGTCTCCACGGTCGGCTCGTTCATCCTGGGCATCGGCATGCTGCCGTTCATCTGGAACGTGTTCAAGTCCTGGCGCTACGGCGAGATCGTCACCGTTGACGATCCGTGGGGCTACGGCAACTCGCTGGAATGGGCAACCACTTGCCCGCCGCCGCGCCACAACTTCACCGCCTTGCCGCGTATCCGCTCTGAGCGCCCGGCGTTCGAGCTGCACTACCCGCACATGGTGGAGACCCTGCGCCGCGAGGCTCACGTCGGTCACCGCGACTCCAAGTAG
- a CDS encoding fructosamine kinase family protein: MSDTFVKHGSAPGAAAAEAAYLRWLREGSTAVVEVLDLDEDANTLTIEKVDSARPTVDAAREAGRELAAIHAMGAAAFGAPADGWEGPNFIGTRQQACEPTERWAEFYVHQRVLPFAEKALRAGNLGGGGMDVVKQACDALLEEDEDAPLARIHGDLWAGNLLFGADGPRFIDPAAHGGHPLTDIAMLELFGAPHFSAIVDGYLDAGGELGRDWQRRIAVHQLHPLAVHAWTHGPSYGSALVRAAEETLRVIDSR, translated from the coding sequence ATGTCTGACACGTTTGTCAAGCACGGCAGCGCGCCGGGAGCCGCGGCCGCGGAAGCCGCGTACCTGCGCTGGCTGCGCGAGGGCTCCACCGCGGTGGTGGAGGTGCTGGACCTGGACGAGGATGCGAACACGCTGACCATCGAGAAAGTGGATTCGGCCCGCCCGACCGTGGACGCGGCACGCGAGGCCGGCCGGGAGCTGGCCGCCATCCACGCCATGGGGGCCGCCGCGTTCGGCGCGCCCGCGGACGGGTGGGAAGGCCCCAACTTCATCGGCACCCGCCAGCAGGCGTGCGAGCCCACCGAGCGCTGGGCCGAGTTCTACGTGCATCAGCGGGTGCTGCCATTCGCCGAGAAGGCGCTAAGGGCGGGGAATCTCGGGGGCGGCGGTATGGACGTCGTCAAGCAAGCATGCGATGCGCTGCTCGAAGAAGACGAGGACGCCCCGCTGGCGCGCATCCACGGCGACCTGTGGGCGGGCAACCTGCTGTTCGGCGCGGACGGGCCGCGGTTTATCGACCCGGCCGCGCACGGCGGGCACCCGCTGACCGACATCGCGATGCTCGAGCTGTTCGGCGCGCCGCACTTCAGCGCGATCGTGGACGGGTACCTGGATGCCGGCGGCGAGCTGGGGCGCGACTGGCAGCGTCGCATCGCGGTGCACCAACTGCACCCGCTGGCGGTGCACGCGTGGACGCACGGCCCGTCCTACGGCTCCGCGCTCGTGCGCGCGGCGGAGGAGACCCTGCGCGTGATAGACAGTAGGTAA
- a CDS encoding thioredoxin domain-containing protein, whose product MTTRKVENPNKKGNAAFIWAVLAVLAIALVVIGLIVFNGRENRSAAIQEEMIDVEGVNVAWDGEENTIHLTGDNADAKTAELFEDFSCTHCADLHIATDEAMLEKLKAGEINVELRPMTALDQGQEGHSTKALAAELALIANGDLAQAFTVRDYLFQNQQSAYNKYDNDGFADLAKDYEASDAAIQDIRDGKYIEAAKRMGSENMKYQEDETGEAWTPRVLVDGKDIEDIEGKRDNWPETLAGM is encoded by the coding sequence GTGACCACACGCAAAGTGGAAAACCCGAACAAGAAGGGCAACGCCGCCTTCATCTGGGCAGTCCTCGCCGTCCTGGCCATCGCCCTCGTGGTGATCGGCCTGATCGTCTTCAACGGCCGCGAAAACCGCAGCGCCGCAATCCAAGAAGAGATGATCGACGTCGAGGGCGTCAACGTCGCCTGGGATGGGGAGGAAAACACCATCCACCTCACCGGCGACAACGCCGACGCGAAGACTGCCGAGCTGTTCGAAGACTTCTCCTGCACCCACTGTGCGGACCTGCACATCGCCACCGACGAGGCAATGCTGGAGAAGCTCAAGGCCGGCGAGATCAACGTTGAACTGCGCCCGATGACCGCCCTGGACCAAGGCCAAGAAGGCCACTCCACCAAGGCGCTCGCTGCCGAGCTGGCCCTGATCGCCAACGGCGACCTGGCGCAGGCGTTCACCGTCCGCGACTACCTGTTCCAGAACCAACAGTCCGCGTACAACAAGTACGACAACGACGGCTTCGCCGACCTGGCCAAGGACTACGAGGCATCCGACGCGGCCATCCAGGACATCCGCGACGGCAAGTACATCGAGGCCGCCAAGCGCATGGGCTCTGAGAACATGAAGTACCAGGAGGACGAGACCGGCGAGGCGTGGACCCCGCGCGTCCTGGTCGACGGTAAGGACATCGAGGACATTGAGGGCAAGCGTGATAACTGGCCGGAGACCCTGGCCGGCATGTAA
- a CDS encoding FadR/GntR family transcriptional regulator: MATSGHRSSQPLLSSILDTLGEEIVSGSQPEGHTFTLHDLSERFGISRTVAREAMRALEQLGLVSSSRRVGLKVLPQSEWNVFDHAIISWRLRTEEQRPAQLASLRELRDAIEPTAARLAATNATKEQGRRLCELADQIVELAGQDAGNSDAFQEADLEFHALMLEASGNEMFVALTPPIMDIMSGRALYGIMPDDPHVDTMQIHVDLAQAIASGNADAAEDASRRLLRGVNDFMEM, from the coding sequence GTGGCTACCAGCGGTCATCGGTCCTCTCAGCCACTACTTTCGTCGATCCTGGACACGCTCGGCGAGGAAATCGTTTCAGGCAGCCAGCCCGAGGGGCACACGTTCACCCTCCACGACCTGTCGGAGCGCTTCGGCATCTCCCGCACCGTCGCCCGCGAGGCGATGCGCGCGCTCGAGCAGCTCGGTCTTGTGTCTTCGTCCCGCCGCGTGGGGCTGAAGGTTCTGCCGCAAAGCGAGTGGAACGTGTTCGACCACGCGATTATCTCCTGGCGCCTGCGCACTGAGGAGCAACGCCCGGCCCAGTTGGCGTCGCTGCGCGAACTCCGCGACGCCATCGAGCCCACCGCCGCCCGCCTCGCCGCCACCAACGCCACGAAGGAGCAGGGCCGCCGCTTGTGCGAGCTGGCAGACCAGATCGTCGAGCTGGCCGGTCAGGATGCCGGCAACTCGGACGCATTCCAGGAGGCGGACCTGGAGTTCCACGCGCTCATGCTCGAGGCGTCGGGCAACGAGATGTTTGTGGCGCTGACCCCGCCGATCATGGACATCATGTCCGGCCGCGCGCTGTACGGCATCATGCCGGACGACCCGCACGTGGACACCATGCAGATCCACGTGGATCTGGCGCAGGCCATTGCTTCCGGCAATGCGGATGCTGCCGAGGATGCTTCTCGACGCCTACTCCGCGGCGTCAACGACTTTATGGAGATGTAA
- a CDS encoding MauE/DoxX family redox-associated membrane protein: protein MSTTTTPAPERDTKALVLDVLSALARFFMAYVWLDAGIAKLGVPLDVTKTIEAYEIFTPDWSYLLAHIIGPLEVAGGLLLLLGIKLRWSGKVSIIVLTLFIIGLLSAWQRGLVIDCGCFDPSEAGEGESNLLVTVARDLAYIAITGFMMWRPFKKFAIYP from the coding sequence GTGAGCACAACGACAACCCCCGCGCCCGAGCGCGACACGAAAGCGCTGGTGCTGGATGTACTTTCCGCACTCGCGCGCTTCTTCATGGCATACGTATGGCTGGACGCCGGCATCGCGAAACTCGGCGTCCCCCTCGACGTAACCAAGACCATCGAGGCCTACGAGATCTTCACCCCCGACTGGTCCTACCTGCTGGCTCACATCATCGGCCCGCTCGAAGTCGCCGGCGGCCTGCTGCTGCTTCTAGGCATCAAGCTGCGCTGGTCCGGCAAGGTGTCAATCATCGTGCTGACGCTGTTCATCATCGGCCTGCTATCCGCCTGGCAGCGCGGGCTGGTCATCGACTGCGGCTGCTTCGACCCGTCTGAGGCCGGCGAAGGCGAGAGCAACCTGCTTGTCACCGTGGCGCGCGACCTGGCCTACATCGCGATTACCGGGTTTATGATGTGGCGCCCGTTTAAGAAGTTCGCTATCTACCCCTAA
- the nadE gene encoding ammonia-dependent NAD(+) synthetase: MQSDIIAALGVAPTIDPQEEITRRVKFLVDYLDATGAKGYVLGISGGQDSTLAGRLAQLAVEKRRADGSDATFVAVRLPHGVQADEDDAQLALKFIQPDETVTVDIEPATTALASAVADALGAGSLGDFNKGNVKARMRMIAQYAIAGERGLLVVGSDHAAENVTGFFTKHGDGAADLVPLAGLNKRQGAALLAHLDAEPRLWEKVPTADLEEDRPALPDEEALGVTYVHIDDYLEGKRVPAEAAERLEHLWRVGQHKRHLPPGPNDTWWR; the protein is encoded by the coding sequence ATGCAGTCAGACATCATCGCCGCCCTCGGCGTGGCACCGACCATCGACCCGCAAGAAGAGATCACCCGGCGCGTTAAGTTCCTGGTGGACTACCTGGACGCCACCGGCGCGAAGGGGTACGTACTCGGCATTTCCGGCGGGCAGGACTCCACGCTCGCTGGGCGTCTGGCGCAGCTGGCGGTGGAGAAACGCCGAGCAGACGGTAGCGACGCGACCTTCGTTGCGGTGCGGCTGCCTCACGGCGTGCAGGCCGACGAGGACGACGCGCAGCTGGCACTCAAGTTCATCCAGCCCGACGAGACGGTCACGGTGGACATCGAGCCAGCCACCACCGCCCTAGCTAGTGCTGTGGCGGACGCGCTGGGAGCGGGCAGCCTCGGCGATTTCAACAAGGGCAACGTCAAGGCGCGCATGCGCATGATCGCCCAGTATGCCATCGCCGGCGAGCGCGGCCTGCTGGTGGTGGGCTCGGACCATGCGGCGGAGAACGTCACCGGGTTCTTCACCAAACACGGCGACGGCGCCGCCGACCTCGTGCCGCTGGCCGGGCTGAACAAGCGCCAGGGCGCGGCGCTTTTGGCCCACCTCGACGCCGAACCCCGCCTGTGGGAGAAGGTCCCGACCGCGGACCTGGAAGAAGACCGCCCCGCGCTTCCCGACGAAGAGGCGCTCGGCGTCACCTACGTCCACATCGACGACTACCTGGAGGGCAAGCGGGTTCCCGCCGAGGCCGCCGAGCGCCTCGAGCACCTGTGGCGTGTCGGCCAGCACAAGCGCCACCTGCCGCCGGGCCCGAACGACACCTGGTGGCGTTAG
- the ykgO gene encoding type B 50S ribosomal protein L36: MKVRKSLRSLKNKPGAQVVRRHGKVFVINKKDPRFKARQG; this comes from the coding sequence ATGAAGGTCCGCAAGTCGCTTCGGTCGCTGAAGAACAAGCCGGGCGCTCAGGTTGTGCGCCGCCACGGCAAGGTTTTTGTGATCAACAAGAAGGATCCCCGCTTTAAGGCTCGCCAGGGCTAA
- the nrdI gene encoding class Ib ribonucleoside-diphosphate reductase assembly flavoprotein NrdI: MLVVYFSSATENTKRFVEKLGLPSQRIPLRRNDPELNVDEPYVLICPTYGGGVSVSGGNSRPVPGQVIRFLNNEGNRSLIRGVIAAGNSNFGADYCLAGKVIADKCKVPYLYRFELMGSAEDVAHVRRQLVENAGRLGLRGGPEVVDRQDAPDESERLAKLREKYAGKYSRTR; the protein is encoded by the coding sequence ATGCTGGTGGTCTACTTCTCTTCCGCGACGGAGAACACGAAGCGGTTTGTGGAGAAGCTCGGCCTCCCGTCCCAGCGCATCCCGTTGCGCAGGAACGACCCGGAACTCAACGTCGACGAGCCGTACGTGCTCATCTGCCCCACATACGGTGGCGGAGTGAGCGTCAGCGGCGGCAACTCGCGGCCGGTGCCGGGGCAGGTGATCCGCTTCCTCAACAACGAAGGCAACCGGAGCCTGATCCGGGGTGTCATCGCCGCCGGCAACTCCAACTTCGGGGCAGATTACTGTCTTGCCGGGAAGGTTATCGCCGACAAGTGTAAGGTCCCATACTTGTACCGGTTCGAGCTCATGGGCTCGGCCGAGGACGTTGCGCACGTGCGCCGCCAACTGGTCGAAAACGCTGGAAGGTTGGGGCTGCGTGGGGGACCGGAGGTCGTCGATAGGCAAGATGCCCCGGACGAATCCGAGCGGCTTGCAAAACTGCGCGAAAAATACGCCGGTAAATATTCAAGAACACGATGA